One segment of Pan paniscus chromosome 20, NHGRI_mPanPan1-v2.0_pri, whole genome shotgun sequence DNA contains the following:
- the ZNF329 gene encoding zinc finger protein 329, with product MRLKMTTWNFPEREVPCDVEVERFTREVPCLSSLGDGWDCENQEGHLRQSALTLEKPGTQEAICEYPGFGEHLIASSDLPPSQRVLATNGFHAPDSNVSGLDCDPTLPSYPKSYADKRTGDSDACGKGFNHSMEVIHGRNPVREKPYKYPESVKSFNHFTSLGHQKIMKRGKKSYEGKNFEDIFTLSSSLNENQRNLPGEKQYRCTECGKCFKRNSSLVLHHRTHTGEKPYTCNECGKSFSKNYNLIVHQRIHTGEKPYECSKCGKAFSDGSALTQHQRIHTGEKPYECLECGKTFNRNSSLILHQRTHTGEKPYRCNECGKPFTDISHLTVHLRIHTGEKPYECSKCGKAFRDGSYLTQHERTHTGEKPFECAECGKSFNRNSHLIVHQKIHSGEKPYECKECGKTFIESAYLIRHQRIHTGEKPYGCNQCQKLFRNIAGLIRHQRTHTGEKPYECNQCGKAFRDSSCLTKHQRIHTKETPYQCPECGKSFKQNSHLAVHQRLHSREGPSRCPQCGKMFQKSSSLVRHQRAHLGEQPMET from the coding sequence ATGAGATTGAAAATGACAACTTGGAATTTTCCTGAGAGAGAAGTACCCTGTGATGTAGAAGTGGAAAGATTCACAAGGGAAGTTCCCTGCTTGTCCAGTTTAGGTGATGGTTGGGACTGTGAGAACCAGGAGGGACACTTGAGGCAATCAGCTTTAACTCTGGAGAAACCAGGGACTCAGGAAGCAATTTGTGAATATCCTGGTTTTGGGGAGCATTTGATTGCAAGCTCAGACCTTCCACCGTCTCAGAGAGTTCTGGCAACAAATGGTTTCCATGCACCTGACTCAAATGTTAGTGGTCTGGATTGTGACCCCACCTTACCCAGCTATCCTAAAAGTTATGCAGATAAGAGAACTGGTGACAGTGATGCCTGTGGAAAAGGCTTCAACCATTCCATGGAAGTTATTCATGGAAGAAATCCAGTGAGAGAGAAGCCCTACAAATACCCTGAAAGTGTTAAGTCTTTTAATCATTTTACCTCTCTTGGTcatcagaaaataatgaaaagaggcAAGAAATCGTATGAAGGTAAGAATTTTGAGGACATCTTTACTCTGAGCTCATCGCTTAATGAAAACCAGAGAAATCTCCCTGGAGAGAAACAATATAGATGTACTGAATGTGGCAAATGCTTCAAACGGAACTCTTCTCTTGTTTTGCATCACCGAACTCACACCGGAGAGAAGCCTTATACTTGTAATGAGTGTGGAAAGTCCTTCTCCAAGAACTACAACCTGATTGTGCATCAAAGAATCCACACAGGAGAGAAGCCCTATGAATGCAGTAAATGTGGGAAAGCTTTCAGTGACGGCTCAGCTCTGACACAGCACCAGAGAATTCACACAGGCGAGAAACCTTATGAATGCCTAGAGTGTGGAAAAACCTTCAACCGAAATTCATCCTTAATTTTGCACCAAAGAACTCATACAGGGGAAAAACCATATAGATGTAACGAATGTGGGAAACCCTTCACTGACATCTCCCACCTTACAGTGCATCTCAGAATCCACACCGGTGAGAAGCCCTATGAGTGTAGCAAATGTGGAAAGGCTTTCCGGGACGGCTCGTACCTCACCCAGCATGAGAGGACTCACACTGGAGAAAAGCCCTTTGAGTGTGCAGAGTGCGGGAAATCCTTCAACAGAAACTCTCACCTCATTGTGCATCAAAAGATCCATTCtggggagaaaccctatgaatgtaaagaatgtggcaagACTTTCATCGAGAGTGCGTACCTCATCAGGCATCAGAGGATTCATACTGGCGAGAAGCCCTATGGCTGCAACCAGTGTCAGAAACTTTTCAGGAATATCGCTGGCCTCATTAGGCACCAGAGGACTCATACTGGTGAGAAGCCCTATGAGTGTAATCAGTGTGGCAAAGCCTTCAGGGACAGCTCCTGTCTGACCAAGCACCAGAGAATTCACACTAAGGAGACCCCATATCAGTGTCCAGAATGTGGGAAGTCCTTCAAGCAGAACTCTCACCTGGCAGTACATCAGAGACTCCATAGCAGGGAGGGTCCCAGCCGGTGTCCTCAGTGTGGAAAAATGTTCCAAAAGAGCTCATCCCTTGTTCGACATCAAAGAGCACACCTGGGAGAGCAACCCATGGAAACATAA